The following coding sequences lie in one Apium graveolens cultivar Ventura chromosome 3, ASM990537v1, whole genome shotgun sequence genomic window:
- the LOC141712684 gene encoding protein DJ-1 homolog D: protein MATSKSVLLLCGDYMEDFEAMVPFQALQAYGISVDAVCPGKKSGDICRTAIHQNSQYQNYSESRGHNFILNANYDEIEASKYDGIVIPGGRAPEYLAMDKSVQELVKSFSNSGKPIATVCHSQLILAAADLLKGRKCTAYPALKPVLISAGAHWVEADTLAKCHADGNFITAATYMGHREYINHFIKALGGTITGSDKNIMFLCGDYMEDYEVVVPFQAFQALGCHVDAVCPNKGAGDICATAVHDFEGDQTYSEKPGHLFTLTASFEGIDASSYDALVIPGGRAPEYLALDESVLKLVKEFMEAGKPVASICHGQQILSAAGVLKGKKCTAYPAVKLNVVLAGATWLEPDPITRCYTDGNLVTGAAWPAHPEFISQLMSLLNIRVTF, encoded by the exons ATGGCGACCTCTAAAAGTGTTCTTCTTCTATGCGGCGATTACATGGAAGATTTTGAA GCGATGGTTCCTTTCCAAGCATTGCAAGCTTATGGGATATCTGTAGACGCTGTTTGTCCTGGCAAGAAAAGTGGTGATATTTGTCGGACTGCTATTCATCAGAACTCTCAGTAtcag AACTACTCCGAATCAAGAGGTCATAACTTCATTTTGAATGCAAATTATGATGAGATTGAAGCCAGCAAGTATGATGGGATAGTGATACCAGGAGGACGTGCTCCAGAATATCTTGCAATGGATAAATCTGTGCAGGAGTTGGTGAAATCTTTTTCCAATTCTGGAAAGCCGATTGCCACTGTATGCCACAGCCAGTTGATTTTAGCCGCTGCAGATTTACTTAAAGGCCGGAAATGCACTGCATACCCTGCTTTGAAGCCAGTACTTATTTCCGCAGGTGCTCATTGGGTTGAAGCAGATACTTTGGCCAAATGCCATGCTGATGGCAATTTCATTACTGCTGCTACATATATGGGGCACCGGGAGTACATCAACCATTTTATCAAGGCACTAGGAGGCACTATAACTGGCTCTGATAAAAATATTATGTTCCTTTGCGGG GATTACATGGAGGACTACGAAGTAGTAGTACCTTTTCAGGCTTTTCAAGCTCTTGGCTGCCATGTAGATGCAGTCTGTCCAAATAAGGGGGCAGGCGATATATGTGCAACAGCTGTCCACGATTTTGAAGGGGACCAAACTTATAGTGAGAAACCAGGTCATCTTTTCACTTTAACAGCCAGTTTTGAAGGTATAGATGCTTCAAGCTATGATGCTCTCGTCATTCCTGGAGGCCGGGCACCAGAATACTTAGCTTTGGACGAGAGTGTCCTGAAACTAGTGAAGGAATTTATGGAAGCTGGAAAGCCAGTAGCATCCATATGCCATGGGCAACAAATTTTGTCAGCCGCAGGTGTCCTCAAG GGCAAGAAATGCACTGCATACCCTGCTGTGAAACTTAATGTTGTCTTAGCTGGTGCAACATGGTTAGAACCTGATCCAATAACTCGCTGCTACACTGATGGGAATTTGGTGACTGGAGCAGCCTGGCCAGCTCACCCTGAATTCATTTCTCAGCTCATGTCACTTCTCAATATCCGCGTAACTTTTTAG